In Idiomarina sp. PL1-037, a single genomic region encodes these proteins:
- a CDS encoding helix-turn-helix transcriptional regulator: protein MKIQTTTFIPVQRKPKDRLVRERECRAITGLARQRRWELEKQGKFPKRVHLGTRSVAWRLSDLEKWIDQVSENGLI from the coding sequence ATGAAAATACAAACCACAACCTTCATACCTGTACAAAGAAAACCTAAAGACCGTTTAGTCCGTGAACGCGAGTGCAGAGCGATTACTGGGTTAGCACGTCAGCGACGTTGGGAGCTTGAAAAACAAGGCAAGTTTCCTAAACGTGTCCATCTCGGTACGCGCTCCGTAGCATGGCGCTTGAGCGATCTCGAAAAGTGGATTGATCAAGTGTCCGAAAACGGACTGATTTGA
- a CDS encoding tyrosine-type recombinase/integrase, with product MNSSQIKALVRAGEDVRKSVGDGLYFRVEQGTASWFVRYTYAGRRKTITLPEGYPICSLADAKIQAAAIRSKVKNGIDPQLERRRESGGLIHTVDDLFNDWFQRSVKSQVKHPGNDERVYRNHIKSRLGKYSIRDITPIDIRTALDELRKIGNKTTASRALSILKRMFNHGIKLNLVTSNPAIHFTGVDVGQNYEPRKRFLSLDEIRSAFTVFRDNQDIFTRDNYLAFLLLIHLGCRKTEITSSRWEQIDLENQTWFFPENKTSKPITVPIPDQLMPVIEELRVRCAGSQCVFPARRRSKRREYISDDTLNHALAKLFGQKVDSKKQPYPNVLGSAGVDYFTVQDLRRTYRTLLAQLKIPDNIAERCLNHELRGVLKVYNQHDYLEERREANTKVAELLEPLLHGGGNE from the coding sequence ATGAACAGTAGTCAGATCAAAGCACTTGTTAGAGCCGGAGAGGACGTTCGAAAAAGTGTTGGTGACGGGCTTTATTTCAGAGTTGAACAAGGTACTGCTTCATGGTTTGTGCGATATACCTACGCAGGAAGGCGTAAGACCATCACTTTGCCGGAAGGATATCCGATCTGCTCGTTGGCTGACGCCAAGATCCAAGCTGCTGCAATTCGCTCAAAAGTTAAGAATGGGATTGACCCTCAGCTTGAGCGCCGTCGCGAATCTGGTGGGCTTATTCACACGGTGGATGATTTGTTTAATGATTGGTTCCAGCGGTCAGTCAAAAGTCAGGTTAAACATCCTGGTAATGATGAGCGAGTTTATCGAAATCACATAAAAAGTCGCCTGGGTAAATATTCAATAAGAGATATCACTCCGATAGATATCCGTACTGCGCTCGATGAACTTAGGAAAATCGGCAATAAAACTACTGCGTCTCGTGCATTGAGCATTTTAAAGCGCATGTTTAACCACGGAATTAAACTTAATTTAGTCACCAGTAATCCAGCGATTCACTTCACTGGCGTTGATGTTGGTCAAAATTACGAGCCGCGAAAACGGTTTTTATCGTTAGATGAAATTCGCTCTGCATTCACCGTTTTCCGTGATAATCAAGATATTTTCACTCGCGATAATTATCTTGCCTTTTTATTGCTTATCCACCTTGGTTGTCGGAAGACTGAAATTACCTCCTCACGATGGGAGCAAATTGATCTAGAGAACCAAACTTGGTTCTTTCCCGAAAACAAAACAAGCAAACCAATCACGGTGCCCATTCCTGACCAACTAATGCCTGTAATTGAAGAGTTAAGGGTACGTTGCGCCGGGTCTCAGTGTGTTTTCCCAGCTCGGCGCAGAAGTAAGAGGCGAGAATATATTTCTGACGATACACTTAATCACGCTTTAGCTAAACTTTTTGGCCAAAAAGTTGATAGTAAGAAGCAACCTTATCCAAATGTGCTCGGAAGCGCTGGAGTTGATTATTTCACCGTTCAAGATCTTCGTAGGACATATCGGACGCTACTTGCACAATTAAAAATACCAGACAATATTGCTGAGCGATGCTTGAACCATGAGTTGCGAGGAGTTCTCAAAGTATACAATCAACATGATTACCTAGAAGAGCGTAGAGAAGCAAATACCAAGGTGGCAGAGCTTTTAGAACCTTTGCTACATGGAGGTGGTAATGAGTAA
- a CDS encoding YicC/YloC family endoribonuclease — protein MIQSMTGYARYEQKADWGTAVWEIRSVNQRYLETYFRLPETFRSLENSLREQFRKKLQRGKVECKLSLQVDEAQQSALSINEDLAKSVIASAKWVSQHSAAGQLNPIDVLKWPGVVAAQDQDMDELQKDVLAALEKTTNDFIENRKSEGAAIDKMLQERLDGVTTQVAFVRERMPEVMAWQRERLLTRFEEAKVELDPQRVEQEMVMLAQKTDVAEELDRLDAHVEEARKILKKGGPCGRRLDFMMQEFNREANTLASKSINSDITAAAVELKVLIEQMREQIQNIE, from the coding sequence ATGATTCAAAGTATGACCGGTTATGCTCGTTACGAGCAAAAAGCCGACTGGGGCACCGCAGTTTGGGAAATTCGTTCAGTTAACCAACGTTATCTGGAAACTTACTTCCGTTTACCGGAAACCTTCCGCTCTCTGGAAAATTCGCTACGTGAGCAGTTTCGTAAAAAGCTGCAGCGCGGCAAAGTTGAGTGCAAGCTGAGCCTGCAGGTAGACGAAGCCCAACAAAGCGCCTTGTCGATTAATGAAGACCTTGCCAAAAGTGTGATTGCGAGCGCCAAATGGGTGAGCCAGCACTCCGCTGCCGGGCAGTTAAACCCTATTGACGTTCTAAAATGGCCGGGCGTTGTTGCTGCTCAGGATCAGGACATGGACGAGCTGCAAAAAGACGTTTTGGCCGCACTGGAAAAGACCACCAACGACTTTATCGAAAACCGCAAAAGCGAAGGCGCAGCCATTGATAAAATGCTGCAGGAACGTTTAGACGGAGTGACCACCCAGGTGGCTTTTGTTCGTGAACGTATGCCAGAAGTGATGGCGTGGCAACGTGAGCGCTTACTAACTCGCTTTGAAGAAGCCAAGGTAGAGTTGGACCCACAACGCGTTGAGCAAGAAATGGTCATGCTGGCGCAGAAAACCGACGTAGCCGAAGAGCTCGATCGTTTAGACGCGCACGTGGAAGAAGCCCGCAAAATATTGAAAAAAGGTGGCCCTTGCGGACGTCGTCTGGACTTTATGATGCAAGAGTTCAACCGCGAAGCAAACACCCTGGCCTCTAAATCGATCAACTCTGACATTACCGCTGCTGCGGTGGAGCTTAAAGTTTTGATAGAGCAGATGAGAGAGCAGATCCAGAACATTGAATAG
- the smrA gene encoding DNA endonuclease SmrA — protein MSRSDDEEFELFRQEMTDVTPLAGEEVADIKQAFEPTLAQKERRRAAEAEEAENENFLSTEYVDLVEPDDVIEFHRDGVQAGVYKRLKQGRYTMEASLNLHHHTLAEARTALFNFVKDCHAAGVRTALIIHGMGKHTKPHPALIKSYVNKWLRELEPVLAFHSAQRPHGGRGAAYIMMKKNAEQKQKNREKHAKR, from the coding sequence ATGTCGCGTTCAGATGATGAAGAATTTGAGTTGTTTCGTCAGGAAATGACTGACGTAACGCCCTTGGCGGGTGAAGAGGTCGCGGATATTAAGCAGGCTTTTGAACCAACGCTGGCGCAAAAAGAGCGTCGCCGCGCCGCTGAGGCGGAAGAGGCTGAAAACGAAAACTTTTTATCGACCGAGTATGTGGACTTAGTTGAGCCGGATGACGTTATTGAGTTTCATCGCGACGGCGTGCAGGCTGGAGTGTATAAACGGCTGAAGCAGGGGCGCTATACTATGGAAGCCAGCCTGAACTTGCACCACCATACATTGGCAGAGGCGCGCACGGCACTGTTTAATTTTGTGAAAGACTGTCATGCAGCCGGAGTTCGTACAGCGTTGATCATTCACGGCATGGGCAAGCACACAAAGCCTCATCCGGCACTGATAAAAAGTTACGTGAATAAGTGGCTGCGCGAGCTTGAGCCGGTACTGGCGTTTCATAGCGCACAGCGACCCCATGGAGGCCGCGGCGCAGCCTACATAATGATGAAAAAGAACGCCGAACAGAAACAAAAGAACCGTGAAAAGCACGCTAAGCGGTAA